A single Camarhynchus parvulus chromosome 5, STF_HiC, whole genome shotgun sequence DNA region contains:
- the ZFYVE19 gene encoding abscission/NoCut checkpoint regulator, translating to MDSRCYGCASKFSVFKKECGCKNCGRSFCSGCRSFSAVVPRCGNTQQKVCKQCYGKLTGEGSQSSSAKWSPPENYKKRVAAFEAKQNQLKDRQKAAAKPPGRAGCRYQGLSKEDRAIAERLERLREERKPKSIPTQAEIEARLAALKEDGRGPVPSTQEMEDRLAVLQGRDPPSQAPRPVHQAPDTRSLVQQTDDLLTQLSEEVAIDEHYRPRVQPQAVNSQSLNDLNRGSEDCVCPANLDPKQLEEEKNKLLAEAAAELQEENTRQEKILQVAKRLAALKGEDPEKVTLETYKLPDSDEEVAEEEAIRRVLKQLTEEAALDEASGFNIPPDQTTHPGPSQQNLCKQAKQKSHTPATTALARADDSDEDELPWCCICNEDATLRCHGCDGDLYCQRCFWEGHEEFDLKDHQTSRYHLPCKQK from the exons ATGGATAGCCGGTGCTATGGGTGCGCGTCCAAGTTCTCTGTCTTCAAGAAAGAG TGTGGCTGCAAGAACTGCGGACGCTCCTTCTGCTCGGGCTGCCGGAGCTTTAGCGCTGTTGTTCCCCGCTGTGGAAACACTCAGCAGAAGGTGTGCAAGCAGTGCTATGGGAAACTAACTGG agaAGGATCTCAAAGCAGTTCAGCAAAATGGTCACCACCAGAAAACTACAAAAA GCGTGTAGCAGCTTTTGAGGCtaaacaaaaccagctgaaaGACAGACAGAAGGCAGCTGCAAAACCCCCAGGTCGAGCAGGCTGCAGATACCAGGGGCTCTCAAAAGAGGATAGAGCTATTGCAGAGAGACTGGAGAGActcagggaggaaaggaaaccaA AGTCCATCCCTACTCAGGCTGAGATTGAAGCTAGGCTGGCAGCCCTGAAGGAGGACGGCCGAGGACCTGTTCCATCCACACAGGAAATGGAGGACCGGTTGGCTGTCCTGCAGGGTAGAGATCCTCCTTCCCAAGCTCCCAGACCT GTGCACCAAGCCCCGGATACCCGAAGTCTGGTCCAGCAGACAGATGACCTGTTAACTCAACTGTCTGAGGAGGTTGCCATTGATGAGCATTACAGACCAAGAGTTCAGCCTCAAG cTGTTAATAGCCAGAGTTTGAATGATCTCAATCGGGGAAGTGAAGATTGTGTTTGCCCTGCAAATCTGGACCCAAAACAGCtagaggaagagaagaataaaCTTctggcagaagctgctgctgagctgcaggaagagaaCACTAGGCAGGAAAAGATCCTACAGGTTGCCAAGAGACTGGCAGCACTCAAAGGCGAGGACCCAGAGAAAG TTACACTGGAAACCTATAAGCTCCCTGACAGTGATGAGGAAGTGGCTGAGGAGGAGGCCATTCGCCGAGTGCTGAAACAG CTCACAGAGGAAGCAGCCCTGGATGAAGCAAGTGGATTCAACATTCCCCCAGATCAGACCACCCATCCAGGACCCTCACAACAGAACCTGTGTaagcaagcaaagcaaaag AGCCACACTCCAGCCACCACAGCTCTTGCAAGGGCAGATGATAGTGATGAGGATGAGTTACCCTGGTGCTGCATCTGTAACGAAGATGCCACTTTGCGCTGCCATGGCTGTGACGGGGACCTCTACTGTCAGCGCTGTTTTTG GGAAGGCCATGAGGAGTTTGACCTGAAGGACCACCAGACCTCCCGCTATCATCTTCCTTGCAAACAGAAGTGA
- the PPP1R14D gene encoding protein phosphatase 1 regulatory subunit 14D — protein sequence MASNSSALPRVTFQTPEKPGEESSHRKLGKLTIKYNRKDLQRWLDLEEWINTQLQELYQCRLREETEAAAPEPQIDLEDLLEVPNEEQKIKLQEILHECSSPTEDFITELLSRLRGLRRVTNPQKK from the exons ATGGCCAGCAACTCCAGTGCACTGCCCCGGGTGACTTTCCAGACGCCAGAGAAACCTGGGGAGGAATCATCACACAGGAAACTGGGCAAGCTGACCATTAAGTACAACCGCAAAGACCTACAGCGCTGGCTAGACCTGGAGGAATGGATCAacacccagctgcaggagctctaCCAATGCCGG cTAAGGGAGgaaacagaggcagcagctcctgaaccACAAATTGATCTTGAAGATCTCCTGGAGGTCCCTAATGAAGAACAGAAGATAAAACTACAG GAAATCCTCCATgagtgctccagccccacagag GACTTCATCACAGAATTGCTCAGTCGATTGAGAGGTCTCCGAAGAGTCACCAATCCTCAGAAGAAATGA